AATATAAATAAAGAAAATAAGGCGTACTATTTTTGCTTCTTCCTGATTTATAACAAGATTGCCATCATCATCTGTATCGTAACCAAGCAGGGATGGTGTTAAGAAAATTCCTCGCCTGAAGCGCATATCAATAGATGCATTCATAGTTCTGCTTTTATTGTGCGACTCTTCCTGTGCGTTACTGGCTTTATAAATCAAATGCATTTCACTCTCAGGATCGAGTGTGTTAATGTTTTCTATCTCAAATAAAATACCAACAGGAGGTTTTAATTGTTTTAATTCTCTTGAAGTCTTGATGCAATCAACCACATTACGGGCAAATCTGGATACACTTTTTGTCAAAATTAAGTCAATTTTCCCTGTTTCACAGTCTTTTATCATCCTAGCAAAAGCATCCCTACGTTTTAGTGATGTTCCTGAAATTCCCTCATCTGCGTATATATCTACAAGTTCCCAGCTTTTATATCTGTCAATAAAATCCATATAATGATTTTTTTGTAATTCATAAGAAGAAGTTTGTCTAGGGTCATCGGTTGAAACACGTGCGTAAACAGCCACACGTTTTGCACTTCCATCTTCATAGAAATTTAGATGCGGTTTAGCAGGGATTATCTGCAATTCATCAAAATCAATTCCTTTGTATTTTTTTCGTATTTTTTCTTTTTGATCTTCAGTATTTTTCATTTGTATTTTATCTTCACTCATTATTCTGTTTTACCCATTTTGAAAGTATAAAAGACAAAAAATAAAAAGAACATAAACCGGTAGTCAAATTTTGTGACTTATAGTCAAATTTTAACTAAATTTTTTTATTATTAGGGCGATTTCAAATAACATTTGTTTTTGATTACTGTTAAAATCTCTACATATTTGTATCAAATCCGATTCGCATTCCCTGTGGGCATTTTTTAGATTTACAACCCAAAATGATTCAACTTTAACATGCAGGCTCTTACCTAATTTCTCTAAAGATTTTAAACTGGGTCTCTTTTTGCCGGTTTCGATACAGCTTATATATGAAGTCGACAAATTACACATTTCGGCTAATTCCGCTTGTGTTAAACCCTTTTCAAGTCTGATTTTTTTAACTCTTTTTCCTATAATTTTCTTATCTAAAATCATCCTCGCCTCCTATCCAAATAAAAATGTTTTCAATATATGGAGAGACAAAGGAGCAATTAAATATAAATTATAGTGATTTCTCGAATTGACTTGCCTTAATCTCCTTGTTTACAATAGTTTAGGCTAGGCTTACTGAAGGAACAAGTGAAATGCCAATGGTTAGTGCCTCTGCTGAAGGAACATCTTCTTCAGCATATAGTCGGGTTCATATATAATTCTATAGTTAGTGAGTTAGCCAGCAGAAAGTGGATCGACCCAATAAATCAAAGTGTTGACAACGCTAATGCCTACATAAAATGGCGGTATCTTTTGATAACTTGGCAACATGCAAAACATGGGACAGTACTAATTCCGTATGGGTAGCTACTACAGACTGTTCGGCGGCTTCAGCTGCAAACACATCCGCTGACATAATACAAGGGCTGCATAATTATGAATTTGCCTCAGGTGCAGGTAGTCTGGACTTTAAAGCTGTTTTGTACAACACAGACGGCGTAACAATTCCTGATATAGATCAAGTTGTAGTCAATTATTATTAATAAACTGTTAAAGTTTTTATAAATCTATATTGAATTTGACTACAACCTGTATAGTTTTGGGAGTTATGGATTAATGAAAAACATATTAGCTTGGATTGATTTTTTAAAAGGGCTAGGTATATTTCTAGTGGTTTACGGGCATGTATTGATAGTTTCAATACCTCCAGAACTTTTAAAATGCCATGTAGCTGTTCAAAATTTAATATGATTTAAAAATCTATCTAAAAAGTAACAATTGAGGATCTACACTTTTAACAACTAAGGCAAGCAGATTTTTGGCTACTTAAGCTAAACGTTTTGAAAAGAATAAAAGCTACTTGGATAATTCAAGGTGGGTTTTTTGTAAATTCCCACCTTGAATTATTCCCACAATATGATATACTAAAATTAAGTTAATAAAACACGAGGAAATAATAATGTCTACTGAAGAAAGAATTTTAAGACCTGATCCAAAAGGACGTATCTCTCTTGGTATTGCTGTAGTTAAAAACATAAGTAGCTACAAAGCAAGCTTTAATGACGATGGAACAATTGTACTTGAGCCACAAATTGAAATTCCAGCACGTGAAGCATGGCTATATCAAAATCCTGAAGCCATAAAAAAAGTACGAAAAGGTCTAGAAGATGCAGCTCAAGGCAAAATTAAGAAAAGAAAAAGTTTTTCTCAATATGCAGATGATGAGATCGAATAAATGCCTTTCGAATTAGAATTTACAGAACAAGCGGATAATGATCTCAATGAGTTGGAGAGTAATAAAAGCTTACAAAAACGACTTAAAGCGGTTAGAAAAGCATTGGGAAATCTTGAATTAAATCCAAAACATTCAATCTTAAACACTCATAAATATTATTCTTTGAGCGGCCCAAATGGAGAAGAAATTTTTGAGTCTTATGCTGAGAATAAAACTCCTGCTGCGTATAGAATCTTTTGGTATTATGGACCTGGCAAACAGGTAATAACCATTATTGCTATAACTCCGCATCCGTAAAAAAGACGCTTAACGTTATACACCTTACGTCCAATAATTTAAAATACTTAGCTAACATTTGCAATTTAAATCTATCAATCATTTTATAGGGAACTTTCTTGAAGTATGTATAACTCTGAGGATTTCTAAAGCTCCATTCTTCACTCTGTATGGGATGATATAAGGCAAATCATTTACTACAAACTCTCTTGTTCCCAGTATCCTTCCTTTTCTGCCTATACTCGGATTATTTACAATAATAGTTTCAACTTTATCTAATATAGTTAAAATTACATCTATTGCGGCTGTGGGATTATCTTTAAAAATATATGATTCAATATCGTCTAAATCTTGATTGGCTGCCGGTGTGTAAATTATGTCCATCTATTGAGCGGCCTTCTTCTTCAACCATTTAGACTTTATCTCAGTATGTGATACAAACTCACCGTTATCAGCTTGTCTTATGCCCTC
This portion of the bacterium genome encodes:
- a CDS encoding type II toxin-antitoxin system RelE/ParE family toxin; the encoded protein is MPFELEFTEQADNDLNELESNKSLQKRLKAVRKALGNLELNPKHSILNTHKYYSLSGPNGEEIFESYAENKTPAAYRIFWYYGPGKQVITIIAITPHP
- a CDS encoding helix-turn-helix transcriptional regulator, which translates into the protein MILDKKIIGKRVKKIRLEKGLTQAELAEMCNLSTSYISCIETGKKRPSLKSLEKLGKSLHVKVESFWVVNLKNAHRECESDLIQICRDFNSNQKQMLFEIALIIKKFS
- a CDS encoding type II toxin-antitoxin system RelE/ParE family toxin, which translates into the protein MDIIYTPAANQDLDDIESYIFKDNPTAAIDVILTILDKVETIIVNNPSIGRKGRILGTREFVVNDLPYIIPYRVKNGALEILRVIHTSRKFPIK